A single region of the Marinobacter salinus genome encodes:
- a CDS encoding DUF6088 family protein, translating into MSTSEKITRRLRHMRRGVPFSISQFHELGSSASVQKTLSRLAQEGVVERVAKGMYVRPKPLASMPSIKITASAEQVAKKWAQEHGYTLVRQGVESAYRLGLQTQAPVKTVFWSNGASRTFSIGNEVVEVRHVAESKLRWKSRPEGELLRSLTVTPANSVKLSGLKKAISRLKLSESESRTAIRKLKSTHLPEGWHAKLEQFEKEMMA; encoded by the coding sequence ATGTCTACGTCAGAAAAAATAACCCGTCGATTGCGGCACATGAGGCGGGGCGTCCCGTTTTCCATTAGTCAGTTCCATGAGCTGGGCTCGAGTGCGTCTGTGCAAAAAACACTAAGCAGGCTCGCTCAAGAAGGCGTCGTCGAGCGCGTAGCCAAAGGTATGTATGTTCGCCCAAAGCCCCTGGCTAGCATGCCATCCATCAAAATCACGGCTAGCGCAGAACAGGTCGCTAAAAAATGGGCACAAGAACATGGTTACACGCTGGTAAGGCAAGGTGTTGAGTCCGCTTATCGACTCGGCCTGCAAACACAGGCCCCCGTCAAAACGGTGTTTTGGAGTAACGGTGCCAGCAGAACGTTTTCGATAGGCAATGAAGTTGTAGAGGTGCGGCATGTCGCCGAGTCAAAGCTACGATGGAAATCACGCCCGGAAGGTGAGTTACTGCGAAGCTTGACCGTCACTCCGGCCAACTCCGTTAAACTCAGCGGACTGAAAAAGGCCATTTCCAGGCTGAAACTTTCCGAGTCAGAAAGCCGAACAGCGATCAGGAAGCTTAAATCGACGCATTTGCCTGAAGGGTGGCATGCCAAATTAGAGCAGTTCGAAAAGGAAATGATGGCTTGA
- a CDS encoding hydrolase or metal-binding protein: MIKGLAITPPVLGRISIGRVVEKNGIRLPQKDDQFTITSQIQEKDGWVLHPMDEELRKDAPNSKLRTIPVRMLFNDADLNLRAEYTMFDRKSGRPMCVGNGDTCKRLTQSGVQPLPCPGPTLCEFGKGGLCKPYGRLNVKVGDDDDLGTFIFRTTGYNSIRTLAARLSYYQAVSGGLLAYMPLELKLRGKSTTQSHRTPIYYVDLVVKEGMSLQEAVAEAREKARQVKEEGVDQAALDAAAAKGFGNALFEYDEDEMSQVVEEFYTVTKDADKGPVDGSSVVSKLQRGLEPATSASG, translated from the coding sequence ATGATTAAAGGTTTAGCCATCACGCCTCCCGTGTTGGGGCGTATCAGCATTGGCCGGGTCGTCGAGAAGAACGGCATTCGGTTACCGCAGAAAGACGATCAATTTACCATCACCTCCCAGATTCAGGAGAAGGATGGCTGGGTGCTTCACCCCATGGACGAGGAACTGAGAAAGGATGCCCCAAACAGCAAACTCCGGACTATCCCGGTGCGCATGCTTTTCAACGACGCGGATCTGAATCTGCGGGCCGAATACACCATGTTCGACCGTAAAAGCGGGCGGCCTATGTGTGTAGGCAATGGCGACACCTGCAAGCGCCTTACGCAATCAGGAGTGCAGCCTTTGCCATGCCCGGGGCCGACGCTCTGTGAGTTCGGTAAAGGTGGTCTTTGCAAGCCCTACGGCCGCCTGAACGTCAAGGTCGGTGACGATGATGATCTTGGCACCTTTATCTTCCGGACGACTGGTTACAACAGCATCCGGACCCTTGCAGCCAGGCTGAGCTACTACCAGGCCGTCTCTGGTGGTCTGCTGGCGTACATGCCGTTGGAATTGAAGCTGCGAGGCAAAAGCACGACACAGAGCCATCGGACGCCGATTTATTATGTGGATCTGGTGGTCAAGGAGGGGATGTCGCTGCAGGAAGCGGTGGCAGAGGCGAGGGAAAAGGCCAGGCAGGTAAAAGAAGAGGGCGTTGATCAGGCTGCGTTGGATGCTGCGGCTGCAAAGGGGTTCGGCAATGCGCTGTTTGAATATGATGAAGATGAGATGAGTCAGGTGGTTGAGGAGTTTTACACAGTGACTAAAGATGCAGACAAGGGGCCAGTGGACGGTTCCTCTGTCGTATCAAAGCTGCAAAGGGGCCTCGAACCTGCGACGTCAGCATCCGGATGA
- a CDS encoding GIY-YIG nuclease family protein, with translation MNDYYVYVYIDPRNFEGFYYGKGKGSRKDAHLGETSDTEKSRRINAIRKEGLDPIIRVIARNLSEHDALLVEKTLLWKLGKHLTNISSGHYASNFRPHDALHKKLSGFDFQNGLYYYNVGEGTHRNWDDYLRFGFISGGQASRFRDAMLGFEKGDIFAAYLKRHGFVGIGRITEKAKPVREVYVDGRPLLQQELKCPQIAENSDDPDKSEYACLVDWISIRKRPEAYWKARSGLFTSQLVRASLDAQPLTVACLEEEFSVDFQELLI, from the coding sequence ATGAACGATTACTACGTTTACGTCTACATCGATCCTCGGAATTTTGAAGGGTTCTACTACGGCAAAGGTAAAGGTTCCCGAAAAGACGCACACCTGGGCGAGACCTCCGATACAGAGAAGTCCAGGCGAATAAACGCTATCAGGAAGGAAGGGCTAGATCCGATCATTCGGGTTATCGCCCGGAATTTGTCTGAGCACGATGCGCTGCTGGTCGAGAAAACGCTGCTCTGGAAATTGGGGAAGCATCTCACCAATATCTCGTCAGGCCACTATGCGAGTAACTTCCGGCCACACGATGCCTTGCACAAAAAGCTGTCTGGGTTTGATTTCCAAAACGGGCTCTATTACTACAATGTCGGCGAGGGAACTCATCGGAATTGGGATGACTATTTGAGATTTGGCTTCATTTCCGGAGGGCAGGCTTCTCGGTTTCGTGACGCAATGCTGGGTTTCGAAAAGGGAGACATTTTCGCTGCTTATCTGAAGAGGCATGGTTTTGTGGGAATCGGCCGGATAACAGAGAAGGCAAAGCCAGTTCGAGAGGTCTACGTTGACGGCAGGCCCCTCCTGCAGCAGGAGTTGAAGTGTCCCCAGATTGCTGAAAACAGTGATGATCCGGACAAGTCGGAATATGCGTGTCTGGTTGATTGGATTTCTATAAGAAAACGGCCTGAAGCCTACTGGAAGGCGCGAAGCGGACTCTTCACGTCGCAGCTGGTTCGGGCTTCATTGGATGCGCAACCTCTAACCGTCGCCTGTTTGGAAGAGGAGTTCTCAGTGGATTTCCAGGAGCTGTTGATTTAA
- a CDS encoding PIN domain-containing protein, with amino-acid sequence METNYVLIDFENVQPKNLELLKGHGFKVLVFVGSKQVKISFDLACAMQSLGPDAEYVKIEGNGPNALDFHIAFYIGNIAAKDPDCYFHVISKDTGFDPLIKHLKTRKIYA; translated from the coding sequence TTGGAAACTAACTATGTACTGATCGACTTCGAAAATGTGCAGCCGAAAAACCTCGAGCTGCTAAAGGGTCATGGCTTTAAAGTCCTTGTTTTCGTGGGCTCTAAGCAAGTGAAGATTTCGTTTGATCTCGCTTGTGCAATGCAATCTCTAGGCCCTGATGCCGAATATGTAAAAATTGAGGGCAATGGGCCGAATGCTCTGGACTTCCATATCGCGTTCTACATTGGGAACATCGCAGCAAAAGATCCCGATTGCTACTTCCATGTCATTTCAAAGGACACCGGCTTTGATCCGCTGATCAAGCACCTGAAAACCAGGAAAATCTACGCTTAG
- a CDS encoding YqaJ viral recombinase family protein yields MGMSEKVIQKQRPALRLVSTKGLSRDEWLKVRKQGIGSSDAAAAVSMNPYQSQLELWMVKTGRDAGLPKPDSDDPTSPVYWGHILEPIVAEQYSQQTGRKVRRVNAVLQHPDPEKHWMLANLDYSVVADDDVQILECKTAGEFGSRLWKEGVPDYIQCQVQHQLAVTGKQAADVCVLLCGQELKIYRLERNEELIDALYVLERQFWDFVETDTPPPVDGTDSAERALRHLYPIDRGEILDFSQSKELSDAFDELLAIRKEMEALSSTESHLKQRIESQMGEASKATFPSGSVSWKRSKDSVGLNVKRLLKDQPGLLEQYPLTKPGSRRFLIQA; encoded by the coding sequence ATGGGCATGAGTGAAAAGGTAATTCAGAAACAACGGCCAGCGTTGCGCCTGGTCTCCACCAAGGGTCTCAGCCGGGATGAATGGTTGAAGGTACGTAAGCAGGGCATTGGCAGTAGCGATGCGGCTGCAGCCGTGAGCATGAACCCATACCAATCCCAGTTGGAACTCTGGATGGTCAAAACCGGCAGAGATGCTGGCTTACCAAAGCCGGATTCGGACGATCCGACTTCACCGGTTTACTGGGGCCATATCCTGGAACCAATTGTGGCCGAGCAGTACAGCCAGCAGACGGGCCGGAAAGTGCGCCGGGTGAATGCTGTATTGCAGCATCCAGATCCGGAAAAGCACTGGATGTTGGCCAACCTGGATTACTCCGTGGTGGCTGATGACGACGTGCAAATCCTGGAATGCAAAACGGCAGGGGAGTTCGGGTCACGCCTCTGGAAAGAGGGTGTGCCGGACTACATACAGTGCCAGGTGCAGCACCAGTTGGCTGTCACCGGCAAACAGGCAGCGGACGTGTGCGTTCTGCTGTGTGGCCAGGAGTTAAAGATCTACCGCCTTGAAAGGAACGAGGAGCTCATCGATGCACTTTACGTGCTGGAGCGTCAGTTCTGGGATTTCGTGGAAACGGATACCCCGCCACCAGTCGATGGAACTGATTCTGCTGAACGTGCCTTGCGTCATCTGTATCCAATAGATAGAGGGGAGATCCTGGACTTCAGCCAAAGTAAGGAGCTGTCCGATGCCTTCGACGAATTGCTGGCAATCCGCAAGGAAATGGAGGCCCTCAGCTCTACAGAATCCCACCTGAAACAGCGTATTGAAAGCCAGATGGGCGAAGCCTCAAAGGCAACCTTCCCGAGCGGCAGCGTCAGCTGGAAGCGCAGCAAGGATTCCGTCGGGCTCAACGTAAAACGGTTATTGAAGGATCAGCCTGGACTACTTGAGCAATACCCACTGACGAAGCCAGGAAGCCGTCGATTCCTCATCCAAGCATGA
- a CDS encoding site-specific DNA-methyltransferase codes for MSTNIEQIKSLLLSLLPKDGSTVGNLSLKEQLRTQHQLVISDEEFDAARQSLLTEGGIGKGRGRGGATYLNQASAAEQSAPAGFELQAQVAPSQEDLTFGEKQKPARPQTNRQPGKKRGEHNQVLSYRYDEKRKNNPHVGMVDTHSDGVEQKTTWQYDPHLSPELQFDPTRSRVEDLIEDALQAREVEAKQAKDDLLTWLDHALAADNEQAVREVVSNLRKRVADKEFLERERDDLAELKRMQAPYLNWSGKAERTSFEVDTVSLHVHERIDPATILAAVQKKIKDAKGKASPALQSDLFHAPFENLPLRDAIDFYKHERDWANRMIAGDSLLVMNSLLQKEGMAEQVQMIYIDPPYGIKYGSNFQPFVNKREVKDRDDQDLTQEPEMIKAFRDTWELGIHSYLTYLRDRLLLSRELLASSGSVFVQISDENLHHVRELLDEVMGPENFVSVITFTKTSSATSDRLAAVSDYIVWYAKDLPKMKYNQLYFDKEIGGKGATGYTSVQLPSGERVRGENAKKNANKGKWLTFDNLTSQRPPGNFPVELSGIVSTPRTGYWKTGQEGMPRLIKANRVALIGNTLRYVRFLSDFPVYPINNLWSDTGVAGFAADKSYVVETSAKVIERCLLMVTNPGDLILDPTCGSGTSAFVAEKWGRRWITCDTSRVAITLAKQRLMTASFDYYELKYPQEGLKGGFVYKIAAHIGLKAIANNPEIDDAYNSMHPSVERHLNGINAALKGSNVSFRVAGGVRSGKNLVFSKSAVDEYELPNGDLAKSNELLEWEVPFSLPDDWPKATESSFRSFHTAKSSMQARIDESIASHSEQEVLYDQPQISKDKLRITGPFTVEAVPFATVLGLDETDQTAEGDVTLARSGVTSIQAQWREELLKAGIRGKGGQQIKMQDLETLPGAHYIHAVGTIADTGDRVAVSFGPEHVALEQRQVEIAMREAGDLFPLPKMLVFCAFNFDPEAAKDIDNIRGIPALKVHMNTDLLTEDLKKGRASNQSFWLMGQPDIEVHDHKGGKLQVEVHGFDYFDTKTGELKSGGKKNIAMWQLDTDYDNRSLFARQIFFPMAGKKDGWYKLKKDIRAELNEDLLDQFHGTKSIPFEPGDNRCIAVKIVDDRGIESLKVIRLN; via the coding sequence ATGAGCACCAACATCGAGCAGATCAAATCCCTGCTGCTGTCTTTGTTACCAAAAGATGGCTCTACTGTCGGAAATCTCAGCCTCAAAGAGCAGTTACGCACTCAGCATCAGTTGGTAATCTCTGATGAGGAATTTGACGCAGCCAGACAGAGCCTGTTGACGGAGGGGGGCATCGGCAAGGGGCGTGGTCGTGGAGGTGCAACGTATCTTAACCAGGCAAGTGCCGCTGAGCAGTCAGCTCCGGCTGGATTTGAGTTGCAGGCGCAGGTAGCTCCGTCCCAGGAAGATCTGACCTTTGGCGAGAAACAGAAACCCGCTCGGCCTCAAACTAATCGTCAACCCGGTAAAAAAAGAGGCGAGCACAACCAGGTGCTGTCTTACCGGTACGACGAAAAGCGGAAGAATAATCCTCACGTGGGGATGGTCGATACTCACTCAGACGGCGTCGAGCAGAAAACAACCTGGCAATACGATCCTCACCTCTCTCCTGAATTGCAGTTCGATCCAACTAGATCCCGCGTTGAAGACCTAATTGAAGATGCCCTGCAAGCCAGAGAGGTGGAAGCAAAACAGGCCAAAGATGATTTGCTGACTTGGTTGGACCATGCTTTGGCGGCGGACAACGAGCAGGCCGTTCGGGAGGTTGTATCCAATCTGAGAAAGAGGGTGGCTGACAAGGAATTTCTGGAGCGCGAGCGGGATGATCTTGCTGAACTCAAACGGATGCAAGCTCCGTATCTGAACTGGAGCGGCAAGGCGGAGCGGACCAGTTTTGAGGTAGATACCGTCTCGCTCCATGTTCACGAGCGAATTGATCCAGCGACTATTTTGGCTGCAGTCCAGAAAAAAATTAAAGACGCAAAGGGGAAGGCCTCGCCAGCACTCCAGTCCGATCTTTTCCATGCACCATTTGAAAATCTACCGCTCAGGGATGCCATCGATTTTTACAAGCACGAGCGTGATTGGGCTAACCGCATGATCGCCGGCGACTCACTGTTGGTTATGAATTCCCTTCTTCAAAAGGAAGGAATGGCTGAACAGGTACAAATGATTTATATCGATCCTCCGTATGGCATCAAATATGGATCTAACTTTCAGCCGTTCGTAAACAAAAGGGAAGTTAAAGATCGAGATGATCAAGATCTTACTCAAGAGCCCGAAATGATCAAAGCATTCAGGGACACTTGGGAGTTGGGTATTCACTCCTATCTTACCTACCTTCGAGATCGACTGCTTTTGTCTAGGGAATTGCTCGCCAGCTCCGGAAGTGTGTTCGTGCAGATTTCGGATGAGAACTTGCATCATGTGAGGGAGCTTCTGGATGAAGTTATGGGGCCGGAAAATTTTGTCTCTGTAATTACATTCACGAAAACGAGTAGTGCGACCTCCGATAGATTAGCGGCTGTTTCTGATTACATCGTTTGGTATGCGAAAGACCTGCCCAAAATGAAGTACAACCAGTTGTATTTTGATAAAGAAATTGGAGGTAAAGGCGCTACGGGCTATACCAGTGTGCAGTTACCATCAGGAGAGAGAGTTCGAGGTGAAAATGCGAAAAAGAATGCAAATAAAGGTAAATGGCTAACATTTGATAACCTCACCAGTCAGCGCCCACCGGGAAATTTCCCTGTTGAATTAAGCGGAATTGTCAGTACTCCTCGAACCGGATACTGGAAAACCGGACAAGAAGGGATGCCTCGCCTTATCAAAGCAAACCGTGTTGCGTTGATTGGGAATACGCTGAGATATGTCAGGTTTTTAAGCGACTTCCCTGTATATCCGATCAACAATTTGTGGAGTGACACAGGCGTTGCTGGGTTCGCAGCCGATAAAAGCTACGTTGTTGAGACGTCCGCTAAAGTAATAGAAAGATGCTTGTTGATGGTTACCAACCCAGGCGATTTAATTTTAGATCCAACATGTGGTTCAGGTACATCTGCATTTGTGGCTGAGAAATGGGGAAGACGTTGGATTACTTGTGATACTTCTCGCGTTGCAATCACTCTTGCAAAGCAACGATTGATGACAGCAAGTTTTGATTACTATGAGCTGAAATATCCGCAGGAGGGATTGAAGGGCGGATTCGTTTATAAAATTGCTGCGCATATCGGATTAAAGGCAATCGCAAATAATCCCGAGATTGACGATGCCTACAATTCGATGCACCCCTCTGTTGAGAGGCATCTGAACGGAATAAACGCTGCTCTGAAGGGCAGTAACGTCTCATTCCGGGTTGCGGGTGGGGTTAGATCCGGAAAAAATTTAGTGTTTTCAAAATCTGCAGTTGATGAGTATGAGTTACCTAATGGTGATCTAGCCAAATCGAATGAACTGCTTGAATGGGAAGTGCCTTTTTCGTTACCCGACGATTGGCCTAAGGCAACAGAATCGTCCTTCCGTAGCTTCCATACGGCTAAATCATCTATGCAAGCGCGCATAGACGAGAGTATTGCTTCTCACTCAGAACAAGAGGTGCTTTATGATCAGCCACAAATAAGCAAGGACAAGCTGAGGATTACAGGACCGTTTACGGTCGAAGCGGTTCCATTTGCGACGGTGTTGGGCCTAGACGAAACAGACCAGACCGCAGAGGGAGATGTTACTTTAGCAAGATCTGGTGTCACTTCAATTCAGGCGCAATGGAGAGAAGAACTACTCAAAGCAGGCATCCGTGGAAAGGGTGGCCAGCAAATTAAAATGCAGGACCTCGAAACACTTCCAGGTGCTCATTACATTCATGCTGTCGGTACTATTGCAGACACCGGAGATCGTGTAGCGGTTAGCTTTGGGCCTGAACACGTCGCGTTGGAACAGCGGCAAGTTGAGATAGCGATGCGTGAGGCGGGAGATCTGTTTCCGCTCCCCAAGATGCTGGTTTTCTGTGCTTTCAACTTTGATCCTGAAGCAGCGAAAGATATAGACAACATCAGAGGTATTCCGGCGCTGAAAGTTCATATGAACACGGACTTGCTTACGGAAGATCTCAAGAAAGGTCGGGCAAGCAACCAGTCCTTTTGGCTCATGGGGCAGCCAGACATCGAGGTACATGACCATAAGGGCGGTAAGCTTCAAGTTGAGGTCCATGGTTTTGACTATTTCGATACCAAAACCGGGGAGCTTAAATCTGGTGGTAAGAAAAACATAGCGATGTGGCAGCTCGACACTGACTATGACAATCGTTCACTTTTTGCACGCCAGATATTCTTCCCAATGGCAGGCAAAAAAGATGGCTGGTACAAGCTGAAGAAAGACATCCGTGCTGAGCTCAATGAAGATCTGCTGGACCAGTTTCACGGTACTAAGTCAATTCCTTTCGAGCCAGGCGACAATCGCTGCATAGCGGTTAAGATCGTCGACGATCGGGGTATTGAGTCACTGAAAGTCATCAGGCTGAATTGA
- a CDS encoding Rap1a/Tai family immunity protein, whose amino-acid sequence MKILSVVLTAWFSIVFSGAAFADGNDLLNDCSVLEVPSEDATLNFEYGLSLGTCTGMMQGLTNLNKIYEVLFRDGALFCTPEQGVTNGEAARIVLKYLKDNPQKLDQHEVELAVQAFREAFPCK is encoded by the coding sequence ATGAAAATTTTATCCGTAGTGTTGACCGCTTGGTTCTCAATTGTTTTTAGTGGTGCTGCGTTCGCTGATGGCAACGACTTACTCAACGATTGCAGTGTGCTGGAGGTGCCCAGCGAGGACGCGACATTGAATTTTGAGTACGGACTCTCGCTCGGTACCTGTACGGGAATGATGCAGGGGCTGACTAACCTGAATAAGATTTATGAGGTTTTGTTTCGCGATGGCGCTTTATTTTGTACTCCTGAGCAAGGTGTAACTAATGGCGAAGCTGCAAGGATTGTTTTGAAATACTTGAAAGACAACCCTCAAAAACTGGATCAACACGAAGTTGAGCTTGCAGTTCAGGCCTTTAGAGAGGCGTTTCCTTGTAAATAA
- a CDS encoding nucleotidyl transferase AbiEii/AbiGii toxin family protein codes for MTDIFDLYRDPKKHDELKAILNLGAQKHPAGLAQNFLEKDIWVAEVLRLLYNENLLGAHSTAFKGGTALSKCWKAIERFSEDIDLSIHWSDLAGEHDEIEAWERSTRSTNQRDKFRKRQTKLLTEWSANLVDRLNERLAEYEIEGLRAELEPDSKGEKINVHFPRLSSYDSNYQLDYILLEFGGRNRGRPTVNHKVECYLAELEELQAIAFPEATVAAYHPGYVLWEKLTALHQFSTQEKDPDPHRLARHWYDVDRLLKQDDFISPLESMDAMADVVAMKSQRWAQKGVSFEAVLEGKLVLVPEDDRLDQIAADHTAAIEGRMFFGVPDDFEIIISRLRAAEDKINAGITLDNPHE; via the coding sequence TTGACAGACATTTTCGATCTTTATCGCGATCCAAAAAAGCATGACGAGCTGAAGGCCATCCTGAACCTTGGCGCCCAAAAGCATCCCGCTGGACTGGCCCAGAATTTCCTTGAGAAGGATATCTGGGTAGCGGAGGTCCTTCGCCTGCTCTACAACGAGAACCTGCTTGGCGCCCACTCGACCGCCTTCAAGGGCGGCACCGCCCTGAGCAAGTGCTGGAAGGCCATTGAACGCTTCTCGGAGGACATTGATCTCTCCATTCACTGGAGTGATCTCGCCGGTGAACACGACGAAATTGAAGCCTGGGAGCGATCCACCCGAAGCACCAATCAAAGGGATAAATTTCGTAAGCGGCAGACAAAACTGCTAACCGAATGGTCTGCGAACCTAGTTGATCGTCTCAACGAAAGACTGGCTGAGTACGAGATTGAAGGGCTACGGGCGGAGCTGGAGCCTGACTCGAAAGGGGAAAAGATCAACGTTCACTTTCCGAGACTGAGCAGCTATGACAGCAACTACCAACTCGACTACATCCTGCTGGAATTCGGTGGTCGAAACCGGGGCCGACCAACGGTAAACCATAAGGTCGAATGTTATCTGGCAGAACTGGAAGAACTTCAAGCCATCGCATTTCCTGAAGCAACGGTTGCCGCATATCACCCAGGCTATGTTCTTTGGGAAAAGCTTACCGCACTGCACCAATTTTCGACTCAGGAGAAAGACCCGGACCCTCATCGACTGGCGCGGCACTGGTACGACGTGGACCGCCTCCTGAAGCAAGATGATTTCATTAGCCCCCTTGAGTCCATGGACGCAATGGCCGATGTGGTGGCTATGAAGAGTCAGCGATGGGCGCAAAAGGGCGTGAGTTTTGAGGCGGTGCTAGAGGGTAAACTGGTTCTCGTACCGGAAGATGACCGACTTGACCAGATTGCAGCTGATCACACGGCAGCGATTGAAGGTAGGATGTTTTTTGGCGTCCCGGACGACTTCGAGATCATCATCTCTAGGCTTCGGGCAGCTGAGGATAAGATAAATGCCGGGATTACCCTTGACAACCCACACGAATAA